In Gopherus flavomarginatus isolate rGopFla2 chromosome 1, rGopFla2.mat.asm, whole genome shotgun sequence, a single genomic region encodes these proteins:
- the LOC127043179 gene encoding tubulin alpha-3 chain-like — MQRECISVHIGQAGVQMGNACWELYCLEHGIQPDGIICLEKSLGQADSSFGTFFSETGSGKHVPRALFIDLEPTVIDEIRTGTYRSLFHPEQLISGKEDAANNYARGHYTIGKEIIDPVVDRTRKMADQCSGLQGFLVFHSFGGGTGSGFTSLLMERLSVEFGKKSKLEFSVYPAPRVSTAVVEPYNSILTTHTTLEHSDCSFMVDNEAIYDICNRNLDIERPSYPNLNRLIAQIVSSITVSLRFDGALNVDLTEFQTNLVPYPRIHFPLTTYAPIISAERAYHEQLSVPEITNACFEFSNQMVKCDPRRGKYMACCLLYRGDVVPKDVNAAIAAIKTRRSIQFVDWCPTGFKVGINYQPPTVVPGGDLAKVQRAVCMLSNTTAIAEAWARLDHKFDLMYAKRAFVHWYVGEGMEEGEFSEAREDLAALEKDYEEVGRDSAEEVEEGDDEY; from the exons ATGCAGCGGGAGTGTATTTCTGTCCATATTGGCCAGGCTGGCGTGCAGATGGGCAATGCCTGCTGGGAGCTTTACTGTCTGGAGCATGGGATCCAGCCAGATGGAATCATCTGTTTGGAGAAGTCCTTGGGGCAAGCTGATTCTTCCTTTGGGACCTTCTTCAGTGAGACTGGGTCTGGGAAGCATGTGCCCAGAGCGCTGTTCATAGACCTGGAACCCACTGTCATTG ACGAGATCCGAACTGGGACCTACCGCTCCCTGTTCCATCCTGAGCAGCTGATCAGTGGCAAGGAGGATGCTGCCAACAACTATGCCCGTGGCCACTACACCATTGGGAAGGAAATCATAGATCCCGTGGTTGACAGGACTCGTAAAATG GCTGACCAGTGCAGTGGCCTTCAAGGGTTCCTGGTCTTCCACAGCTTCGGAGGAGGCACAGGCTCTGGATTCACGTCGCTCTTGATGGAGCGTCTCTCGGTGGAGTTCGGGAAGAAGTCCAAGCTGGAGTTCTCGGTGTACCCTGCTCCCCGGGTCTCCACTGCAGTGGTGGAACCCTACAATTCCATCCTGACCACCCACACCACGCTGGAGCACTCGGACTGTTCTTTCATGGTGGACAATGAGGCCATTTACGACATCTGCAACCGGAACCTTGACATTGAGCGTCCCTCCTACCCCAACCTCAACAGGCTCATAGCCCAGATAGTGTCCTCCATCACGGTTTCCCTGAGGTTTGATGGTGCCTTGAATGTGGATCTCACTGAATTCCAAACTAATTTGGTGCCCTATCCCCGCATACATTTCCCCCTCACTACCTATGCACCCATAATTTCGGCAGAGAGAGCCTACCACGAGCAGCTCTCGGTGCCTGAAATCACCAATGCTTGCTTTGAGTTCTCCAACCAGATGGTGAAATGTGACCCTCGCCGAGGCAAATACATGGCTTGCTGCCTGCTGTACCGGGGGGATGTGGTGCCCAAGGATGTGAATGCAGCTATAGCAGCCATCAAAACCAGGAGGTCCATCCAGTTTGTGGACTGGTGCCCAACTGGGTTTAAGGTGGGCATCAATTACCAGCCCCCGACCGTGGTGCCGGGGGGAGACCTGGCTAAAGTGCAGCGGGCCGTCTGCATGCTGAGCAACACCACGGCTATTGCAGAAGCCTGGGCCCGTCTGGATCACAAGTTTGACCTGATGTACGCGAAACGGGCCTTTGTGCATTggtatgtgggggaggggatggaggagggggagtTCTCCGAAGCCAGGGAGGACCTGGCTGCTCTAGAGAAGGACTATGAGGAAGTTGGCAGGGACTCTgctgaggaggtggaggaaggtGACGATGAATATTAA